A region from the Streptomyces lydicus genome encodes:
- the rpsT gene encoding 30S ribosomal protein S20 — protein sequence MANIKSQMKRIKTNEKARQRNKAVKSTLKTAIRRTREAVEAGDLQKATTAQAAAAKTLDKAVSKGVIHKNAAANKKSALAKKVAALKA from the coding sequence GTGGCGAACATCAAGTCCCAGATGAAGCGGATCAAGACCAACGAGAAGGCTCGTCAGCGCAACAAGGCTGTCAAGTCCACTCTGAAGACCGCGATCCGTCGCACCCGCGAGGCCGTCGAGGCCGGTGACCTGCAGAAGGCCACCACCGCCCAGGCCGCCGCTGCCAAGACGCTCGACAAGGCCGTCAGCAAGGGTGTCATCCACAAGAACGCCGCCGCCAACAAGAAGTCGGCGCTGGCGAAGAAGGTCGCGGCCCTCAAGGCCTGA
- the lepA gene encoding translation elongation factor 4, whose protein sequence is MPATPTNVPEPSRTDPALLRNFCIIAHIDHGKSTLADRMLQITGVVDQRQMRAQYLDRMDIERERGITIKSQAVRLPWDPTEGEEGSGTTHILNMIDTPGHVDFTYEVSRSLAACEGCILLVDAAQGIEAQTLANLYLAMEHDLTIIPVLNKIDLPAAQPEKFAAELANLVGCEPEDVLRVSAKTGVGVAELLDKVVREVPAPVGVKDAPARAMIFDSVYDAYRGVVTYVKVVDGTLGKRERIRMMSTGAAHELLEIGTNSPEMKAADGLSVGEVGYLITGVKDVRQSKVGDTITQLNKGAEEPLGGYKDPKPMVFSGLYPLDGSDYPELRDALDKLQLNDAALVYEPETSAALGFGFRVGFLGLLHLEVIRERLEREFNLELIATAPNVVYRVDMEDGVEHEVTNPSEFPTGKIDKVHEPVVRATILAPSEFIGAIMELCQTRRGSLLGMDYLSEDRVEIRYTLPLAEVVFDFFDQLKSKTRGYASLDYEPTGEQVADLVKVDILLHGDKVDAFSAICHKDKAYAYGVRLVAKLRELIPRQSFEVPIQAAIGSRVIARETVRAIRKDVLAKCYGGDISRKRKLLEKQKEGKKRMKMVGSVEVPQEAFIAVLSSDSDGDAKSKK, encoded by the coding sequence GTGCCCGCGACCCCTACGAACGTGCCGGAGCCGAGCCGTACCGATCCGGCCCTCCTCCGTAACTTCTGCATCATCGCGCACATCGACCACGGCAAGTCGACGCTCGCCGACCGGATGCTCCAGATCACCGGTGTCGTCGACCAGCGGCAGATGCGCGCGCAGTACCTCGACCGCATGGACATCGAGCGCGAGCGTGGCATCACGATCAAGTCCCAGGCGGTCCGGCTGCCCTGGGACCCCACCGAGGGTGAAGAGGGAAGTGGGACGACCCACATCCTGAACATGATCGACACCCCGGGCCACGTCGACTTCACCTATGAGGTCTCGCGCTCGCTCGCCGCGTGCGAGGGCTGCATCCTCCTCGTCGACGCCGCCCAGGGCATCGAGGCCCAGACCCTCGCCAACCTGTACCTGGCGATGGAGCACGACCTCACGATCATTCCCGTCCTCAACAAGATCGACCTGCCGGCCGCCCAGCCCGAGAAGTTCGCCGCCGAGCTGGCCAACCTGGTCGGCTGTGAGCCCGAGGACGTGCTGCGGGTCTCCGCCAAGACCGGCGTCGGCGTGGCCGAGCTGCTGGACAAGGTCGTCCGCGAGGTGCCGGCCCCGGTCGGCGTCAAGGACGCCCCCGCCCGCGCGATGATCTTCGACTCGGTCTACGACGCCTACCGCGGTGTCGTGACCTACGTGAAGGTCGTCGACGGCACGCTCGGCAAGCGCGAGCGCATCAGGATGATGTCGACCGGCGCCGCTCACGAGCTGCTGGAGATCGGCACGAACTCACCCGAGATGAAGGCGGCCGACGGGCTGTCCGTCGGCGAGGTGGGCTACCTGATCACCGGCGTGAAGGATGTCCGGCAGTCCAAGGTGGGTGACACGATCACCCAGCTCAACAAGGGTGCCGAGGAGCCGCTGGGCGGCTACAAGGACCCCAAGCCGATGGTGTTCTCCGGGCTGTATCCGCTGGACGGCTCCGACTACCCCGAGCTGCGCGACGCCCTCGACAAGCTGCAGCTCAACGACGCCGCGCTGGTCTACGAGCCGGAGACCTCCGCGGCGCTGGGCTTCGGCTTCCGCGTCGGCTTCCTGGGCCTGCTGCACCTGGAGGTCATCCGTGAGCGCCTGGAGCGCGAGTTCAACCTCGAGCTGATCGCCACCGCGCCGAACGTGGTCTACCGCGTCGACATGGAGGACGGGGTCGAGCACGAGGTCACCAACCCGAGCGAGTTCCCGACCGGCAAGATCGACAAGGTGCACGAGCCGGTCGTCCGGGCCACGATCCTGGCGCCCAGCGAGTTCATCGGCGCGATCATGGAGCTGTGCCAGACCCGCCGCGGCAGCCTGCTGGGCATGGACTACCTCTCCGAGGACCGGGTCGAGATCCGCTACACCCTCCCGCTCGCCGAGGTCGTCTTCGACTTCTTCGACCAGCTCAAGTCCAAGACCCGCGGCTACGCCTCGCTGGACTACGAGCCCACCGGCGAGCAGGTCGCCGACCTGGTGAAGGTCGACATCCTGCTGCACGGGGACAAGGTCGACGCGTTCTCCGCGATCTGCCACAAGGACAAGGCGTACGCGTACGGCGTGCGGCTGGTCGCCAAGCTGCGGGAGCTGATCCCGCGGCAGAGCTTCGAGGTGCCGATCCAGGCCGCCATCGGCAGCCGGGTCATCGCCCGTGAGACGGTCCGCGCCATCCGCAAGGACGTTCTCGCCAAGTGCTACGGCGGTGACATCTCCCGTAAGCGGAAGCTGCTGGAGAAGCAGAAGGAAGGCAAGAAGCGGATGAAGATGGTCGGCAGCGTGGAGGTCCCGCAGGAGGCCTTCATCGCGGTGCTGTCCTCGGACTCCGACGGCGACGCGAAGTCCAAGAAGTAG
- a CDS encoding AMP-dependent synthetase/ligase, producing the protein MTDTHTLIENRPPSVAHLFLERVADTPDIEAYRYPVPASGPGPDDWKSISWAQAAERVYAVAAGLMALGILPEERVALAAATRVEWILADLGVLCSGAATTTVYPSTNAEETAYILADSGSRVLIAEDAGQLAKARERRAELPELAHVVVIDEAGAEPAEGDPEGWVLTLAELEKRGTAYLEDHPDCVRERVAALRADQLATLIYTSGTTGRPKGVQLPHDCWAYMARAIPATGMVTEEDVQYLWLPLAHVFGKVLTAGQISAGHVIAVDGRVDKIIENLPVVRPTYMAAVPRIFEKVYNGVAAKARQGGGAKYKIFQWAAEVAREYAKVSQDNFRRTGTASVPFVLGAKHRIADALVYAKLREAFGGRLRAAVSGSAALSPEIGYFFSGAGIHILEGYGLTESSAASFVNPGEAYRTGTVGKPLPGTEVRIAEDGEILLRGPGIMQGYHGLPDKTAEVLEEDGWFHTGDIGELSPDGYLRITDRKKDLIKTSGGKYIAPAEVEGQFKAVCPFVSNVLVHGANRNFCTALIALDEPTIMTWAKEHGLEGKAYAEVVATEQVRELVDGYVERVNEGLQRWQQIRKFRLLPRDLDIEHGEVTPSLKVKRPVVERVFKDLLDEMYAGTREA; encoded by the coding sequence GTGACGGACACCCACACGCTGATCGAAAACCGGCCGCCCTCGGTGGCGCATCTCTTCCTGGAGCGGGTTGCGGACACGCCCGATATCGAGGCCTATCGCTATCCCGTCCCGGCCTCCGGACCGGGACCGGACGACTGGAAGTCGATCAGCTGGGCGCAGGCCGCGGAACGGGTCTACGCCGTGGCCGCCGGGCTGATGGCGCTCGGCATCCTGCCCGAGGAGCGGGTGGCGCTGGCCGCCGCCACCCGCGTCGAGTGGATCCTCGCCGACCTCGGCGTGCTCTGCTCCGGCGCCGCCACCACCACGGTCTACCCCAGCACCAACGCCGAGGAGACCGCCTACATCCTGGCCGACTCCGGTAGCCGGGTGCTGATCGCGGAGGACGCCGGACAGCTCGCCAAGGCGCGCGAGCGGCGCGCCGAGCTGCCCGAGCTGGCGCATGTCGTCGTCATCGACGAGGCGGGCGCGGAGCCCGCCGAGGGCGATCCGGAGGGCTGGGTGCTCACCCTGGCCGAGCTGGAGAAGCGCGGCACCGCCTACCTGGAGGACCACCCGGACTGTGTCAGGGAGCGGGTCGCCGCACTGCGCGCCGACCAGCTGGCCACGCTGATCTACACCTCCGGGACCACCGGCCGCCCCAAGGGCGTTCAGCTCCCGCACGACTGCTGGGCGTACATGGCGCGGGCGATCCCGGCCACCGGCATGGTCACCGAGGAGGACGTGCAGTACCTCTGGCTGCCGCTGGCGCACGTCTTCGGCAAGGTGCTCACTGCGGGCCAGATCTCGGCCGGCCATGTGATCGCGGTGGACGGCCGGGTCGACAAGATCATCGAGAATCTGCCGGTCGTCCGGCCCACGTACATGGCGGCGGTGCCGCGGATCTTCGAGAAGGTCTACAACGGTGTCGCGGCCAAGGCCCGGCAGGGCGGCGGCGCCAAGTACAAGATCTTCCAGTGGGCGGCCGAGGTGGCCCGCGAGTACGCCAAGGTCTCGCAGGACAACTTCCGCCGCACCGGCACCGCCTCGGTGCCGTTCGTGCTCGGTGCCAAGCACCGGATCGCCGATGCCCTCGTCTACGCCAAGCTGCGGGAGGCGTTCGGCGGCCGGCTGCGGGCCGCCGTCTCCGGCTCGGCCGCGCTCTCCCCGGAGATCGGCTACTTCTTCTCCGGCGCCGGTATCCACATCCTGGAGGGCTACGGCCTGACGGAGTCCAGCGCCGCCAGCTTCGTCAACCCCGGCGAGGCCTACCGCACCGGAACGGTCGGCAAGCCGCTGCCCGGCACCGAGGTGCGGATCGCCGAGGACGGCGAGATCCTGCTGCGCGGCCCCGGCATTATGCAGGGCTACCACGGCCTGCCGGACAAGACCGCCGAGGTGCTGGAGGAGGACGGCTGGTTCCACACCGGTGACATCGGCGAGCTCTCCCCGGACGGCTACCTGCGGATCACCGACCGCAAGAAGGACCTGATCAAGACCTCGGGCGGCAAGTACATCGCGCCCGCCGAGGTGGAGGGCCAGTTCAAGGCGGTCTGCCCGTTCGTCTCCAATGTGCTGGTGCACGGCGCCAACCGGAACTTCTGCACCGCCCTGATCGCCCTCGACGAGCCGACGATCATGACCTGGGCCAAGGAACACGGCCTGGAGGGCAAGGCGTACGCCGAGGTCGTCGCGACCGAGCAGGTCCGCGAGCTGGTCGACGGCTATGTCGAGCGGGTCAACGAGGGGCTGCAGCGCTGGCAGCAGATCCGCAAGTTCCGGCTGCTGCCGCGCGACCTGGACATCGAGCACGGTGAGGTGACCCCCAGCCTCAAGGTCAAGCGGCCGGTGGTGGAGCGGGTGTTCAAGGACCTGCTCGACGAGATGTACGCGGGGACGCGCGAGGCGTAG
- a CDS encoding SpoIIE family protein phosphatase — MRTTTSSPRDDGVTAARRARAAGSGGGSATGPAAGAATAAAAAAAEGAATRSRCASLPGDPQAAAVARRFVRAAFADWADQGLAGADSLTGRLADEAVLLVSELVTNAVVHAGTTVELRCRLEPEERPGAESPGSRSGESCGGRSGQPHEGPSGQPHPAPPAYTPGAGPDGAPRPGPEGTPGPGLVIEVSDHHPAQPVRAHEDSAASENGGHGLQLISAVAESWGITYRRAMKTVWFRLPVGARDGVGPEPELAFDGRLLQRGLRAAELLAPAPRGAARTDHEADWVANGALSFLAEASDLLSGQLDADQVASLAAQLIVPRLAEWCAVWLYDGDGGAPGRGIAADGEEQRLARVWHTSESRIDALRTALEKQPPEVPDGASPSGAPGAVPWPWPYEPGGYGPGGAALACPLVAGGRRLGTLLLGRGGLLRFPDEVVGLIEDLGRRVARAVATARAYSRQERISQVLQRRLLPRGRAQVPGVESAVVYEPREGAWAGGDFWDLFDAGDGRWCFALGDVCGSGPEAAAVTGLARPVLRLLARDGFGVAAVLDRLNKTMAREAADSVAAVAAAVAAAGAGAEAPVEIRDEGEQARFLSLLYGEIVPYPGGSGGARCTLASAGHPLPLVLGTDGTVRVVAAPQMLLGVVEDAAYVSESFDLCPGETLLCVTDGVTERRSGRRLFDDEDGLALTLAAGAGLDATALADHIRHTVHAFGPVPPDDDLALLVLQAAGPGAP, encoded by the coding sequence ATGCGGACGACAACCTCGTCTCCACGGGACGACGGCGTCACGGCGGCGCGCAGGGCGAGGGCGGCCGGGTCCGGGGGCGGGTCCGCGACGGGACCGGCCGCCGGCGCGGCGACCGCAGCCGCGGCCGCGGCTGCCGAGGGGGCCGCGACCCGTTCCCGGTGTGCCAGCCTGCCCGGTGATCCGCAGGCCGCTGCCGTCGCCCGCCGCTTCGTCCGGGCCGCGTTCGCCGACTGGGCCGACCAGGGGCTGGCCGGCGCGGACAGCCTGACCGGCCGGCTCGCGGACGAAGCGGTGCTGCTGGTCAGCGAGTTGGTGACGAACGCGGTCGTGCACGCGGGCACCACCGTCGAACTGCGCTGCCGCCTGGAGCCGGAGGAGCGACCGGGCGCGGAATCCCCGGGGAGCCGGAGCGGGGAGTCCTGCGGGGGCCGGAGCGGGCAGCCGCACGAGGGGCCGAGCGGGCAGCCGCATCCGGCGCCGCCCGCGTACACCCCTGGCGCGGGTCCCGACGGCGCACCCCGCCCCGGCCCCGAGGGCACGCCCGGCCCCGGCCTCGTGATCGAGGTCTCCGACCACCACCCCGCCCAGCCGGTCCGCGCCCATGAGGACAGCGCCGCCTCCGAGAACGGCGGCCACGGCCTCCAGCTGATCAGCGCCGTCGCCGAATCCTGGGGCATCACCTACCGCCGGGCCATGAAGACCGTCTGGTTCCGGCTGCCGGTCGGCGCCCGGGACGGCGTCGGGCCCGAGCCGGAGCTCGCCTTCGACGGCCGGCTGCTGCAGCGCGGGCTGCGGGCCGCCGAGCTCCTGGCCCCGGCGCCGCGCGGCGCCGCCAGGACCGACCATGAGGCCGACTGGGTCGCCAACGGCGCCCTCTCCTTCCTCGCCGAGGCCTCCGATCTGCTCTCCGGCCAGCTCGACGCCGATCAGGTCGCCTCGCTCGCCGCCCAGTTGATCGTGCCGCGGCTCGCCGAATGGTGCGCGGTGTGGCTCTACGACGGCGATGGCGGCGCGCCCGGCCGTGGCATCGCCGCCGACGGCGAGGAACAGCGGCTCGCCCGCGTCTGGCACACCTCCGAGAGCCGGATCGACGCGCTGCGCACGGCGCTGGAGAAGCAGCCGCCGGAGGTGCCGGACGGTGCCTCGCCCAGCGGCGCGCCCGGCGCGGTCCCCTGGCCCTGGCCGTACGAACCGGGCGGCTACGGGCCGGGCGGCGCCGCGCTCGCCTGCCCCCTGGTCGCGGGCGGCCGCCGCCTCGGCACCCTGCTGCTCGGCCGGGGCGGGCTGCTGCGCTTCCCCGACGAGGTGGTCGGGCTGATCGAGGACCTGGGCCGCCGGGTCGCCCGCGCCGTCGCCACCGCCCGCGCCTACAGCCGCCAGGAGCGCATCAGCCAGGTCCTGCAGCGCCGGCTGCTGCCGCGGGGGCGGGCGCAGGTGCCCGGCGTGGAGTCGGCGGTGGTCTACGAACCGCGCGAGGGCGCCTGGGCGGGCGGCGACTTCTGGGACCTCTTCGACGCGGGGGACGGCCGCTGGTGCTTCGCCCTCGGCGACGTCTGCGGCAGCGGCCCCGAGGCGGCCGCGGTGACCGGGCTGGCCCGCCCGGTGCTGCGGCTGCTGGCCCGGGACGGCTTCGGGGTGGCCGCGGTGCTCGACCGGCTCAACAAGACCATGGCACGGGAGGCCGCCGACTCGGTCGCGGCGGTCGCGGCGGCGGTGGCGGCGGCCGGCGCCGGGGCGGAGGCGCCGGTCGAGATCCGCGACGAGGGCGAACAAGCCCGCTTCCTGTCCCTGCTCTACGGCGAGATCGTCCCGTACCCGGGAGGCTCCGGAGGCGCCCGCTGCACCCTCGCCAGCGCGGGACACCCGCTGCCGCTGGTGCTGGGCACGGACGGCACGGTCCGGGTCGTCGCGGCACCGCAGATGCTGCTGGGAGTGGTGGAGGACGCGGCGTACGTCAGCGAATCGTTCGACCTCTGCCCGGGGGAAACGCTTCTGTGCGTCACCGACGGGGTGACCGAGCGCCGCTCAGGACGGCGGCTCTTCGACGACGAGGACGGTCTGGCCCTCACCCTCGCCGCGGGCGCCGGCCTGGACGCCACCGCCCTCGCCGACCACATCCGCCACACCGTCCACGCCTTCGGCCCGGTCCCGCCCGACGACGACCTGGCCCTGCTGGTCCTCCAGGCGGCCGGGCCGGGGGCGCCGTAG
- the hemW gene encoding radical SAM family heme chaperone HemW, with the protein MPSALPDGEPMPEDGALPGHTPAAAAGRPLGFYLHVPYCATRCGYCDFNTYTASELRGSGGALASRDNYADTVVDEIRLARKVLGDDPRPVETVFVGGGTPTLLPAADLGRMLAAIREEFGLAPGAEITTEANPESVDPRYLDGLLAGGFNRVSFGMQSARQHVLKILDRTHTPGRPEACVAEARAAGFEHVNLDLIYGTPGETDDDWRASLDAAVGAGPDHVSAYALIVEEGTQLARRIRRGEVPMTDDDVHADRYLIADERLAAAGFTWYEVSNWATTDAARCRHNELYWTGADWWGAGPGAHSHVGGVRWWNVKHPGAYAQALSEGRSPGAGRELLTDEDRRVERILLELRLADGCPLDILAPAGARAAARALEDGLLEAGPYEAGRAVLTLRGRLLADAVVRDLVD; encoded by the coding sequence ATGCCTTCCGCACTGCCCGATGGTGAGCCGATGCCCGAGGACGGGGCGCTGCCCGGTCATACGCCGGCGGCCGCCGCCGGCCGGCCCCTGGGCTTCTATCTGCATGTGCCGTACTGCGCGACCCGCTGCGGCTACTGCGACTTCAACACCTACACCGCGAGCGAGCTGCGCGGCTCCGGTGGCGCCCTGGCCTCCCGCGACAACTACGCCGACACCGTCGTGGACGAGATCCGGCTGGCCCGCAAGGTGCTGGGCGACGACCCGCGCCCCGTCGAGACGGTCTTCGTCGGCGGCGGCACCCCGACCCTGCTGCCCGCGGCGGACCTCGGCCGGATGCTGGCCGCGATCCGCGAGGAGTTCGGCCTGGCGCCGGGCGCGGAGATCACCACCGAGGCCAACCCGGAGTCCGTCGACCCCCGCTACCTCGACGGGCTGCTCGCGGGCGGCTTCAACCGGGTCTCCTTCGGCATGCAGAGCGCCCGGCAGCACGTCCTGAAGATCCTCGACCGTACGCACACCCCCGGCCGCCCCGAGGCCTGTGTCGCCGAGGCCCGCGCGGCCGGCTTCGAGCACGTCAACCTCGACCTGATCTACGGCACCCCCGGCGAGACCGACGACGACTGGCGCGCCTCCCTGGACGCCGCGGTCGGGGCCGGCCCCGACCATGTCTCCGCCTACGCCCTGATCGTCGAGGAGGGCACCCAGCTGGCCCGCCGGATCCGCCGCGGCGAGGTCCCGATGACCGACGACGACGTCCACGCCGACCGCTACCTCATCGCCGACGAACGCCTGGCCGCGGCCGGTTTCACCTGGTACGAGGTCTCCAACTGGGCCACCACCGACGCCGCCCGCTGCCGCCACAACGAGCTGTACTGGACCGGCGCGGACTGGTGGGGCGCGGGCCCCGGCGCCCACAGCCACGTCGGCGGCGTCCGCTGGTGGAACGTCAAACACCCCGGCGCCTACGCCCAGGCCCTCTCCGAAGGCCGCTCCCCGGGCGCCGGCCGCGAACTCCTGACGGACGAGGACCGCCGGGTCGAACGCATCCTCCTGGAACTGCGGCTGGCGGACGGCTGCCCCCTGGACATCCTCGCCCCGGCGGGGGCACGGGCGGCGGCCCGCGCCTTGGAAGACGGCCTGCTGGAGGCCGGTCCGTACGAGGCGGGGCGGGCCGTCCTGACCCTCCGCGGGCGGCTGCTGGCGGACGCGGTGGTGCGGGATCTGGTGGACTGA
- a CDS encoding Uma2 family endonuclease, whose protein sequence is MRDQHIEEYFAAFEPPEGLRAELLRREILLTGGTDIVHNRIVSEVMGQIPRDRWHRFATLHVSFPGELSKPQPDLVVLERGRGEGSGWLVPASDVTLLLEVVSLRSADRDYGLKRSIYAAGSVPAYLIIDPYDARAVLLTEPDGAGEDADYEVRRTVPFGASLRVDALGITLDTARFGTLPAVTRHRRP, encoded by the coding sequence GTGCGCGATCAGCACATCGAGGAGTACTTCGCGGCGTTCGAGCCGCCGGAGGGGCTGCGGGCGGAGCTCCTGCGCCGGGAGATCCTGCTGACCGGCGGGACGGATATCGTCCACAACAGGATCGTCAGCGAGGTGATGGGCCAGATTCCGCGCGACCGCTGGCACAGGTTCGCGACGCTGCACGTCTCGTTTCCGGGGGAGCTCAGCAAGCCACAGCCCGATCTCGTGGTGTTGGAGCGCGGAAGAGGTGAGGGTTCCGGATGGCTCGTACCCGCCTCGGACGTCACGCTGCTGCTCGAGGTGGTTTCCCTCCGCAGCGCCGACCGCGACTATGGCCTGAAGCGCTCCATCTATGCCGCCGGGAGCGTCCCCGCGTACCTGATCATCGACCCGTACGACGCCCGCGCCGTACTGCTGACGGAACCGGACGGCGCGGGAGAGGACGCCGACTACGAGGTGCGGCGCACCGTCCCTTTCGGTGCTTCTCTCCGCGTCGACGCCCTCGGCATCACGCTGGACACCGCCCGGTTCGGCACTCTTCCCGCCGTCACCCGCCACCGCCGGCCGTGA
- a CDS encoding DUF3097 domain-containing protein: MQNRRYSPDLTPPWKKQRPAPEVPAEPDLVVEEVTSGFCGAVIRCEKTAEGPTVTLEDRFGKHRVFPMTPRGFLLEGKVVTLVRPQGRPAPSTPARTASGSLAVPGARARVARAGRIYVEGRHDAELVERVWGDDLRIEGVVVEYLEGIDDLPAIVRGFAPGPDARLGVLVDHLVPGSKESRIAAGVTGDHTLVVGHPYIDVWEAVKPSSVGIAAWPSVPHGQDWKTGVCRALGWPENTGAAWQRILSCVRSYKDLEPALLGRVEELIDFVTAGGGG, translated from the coding sequence ATGCAGAACAGGCGCTACAGCCCCGACCTCACCCCGCCCTGGAAAAAGCAGCGGCCCGCGCCCGAGGTGCCGGCCGAGCCCGATCTGGTGGTCGAGGAGGTCACCTCGGGCTTCTGCGGCGCCGTGATCCGCTGCGAGAAGACGGCCGAGGGCCCGACGGTCACCCTGGAGGACCGCTTCGGCAAGCACCGGGTCTTTCCGATGACCCCGCGCGGCTTCCTCCTGGAGGGCAAGGTCGTCACCCTCGTACGCCCCCAGGGCCGCCCGGCGCCGAGCACTCCGGCCCGTACGGCCTCCGGCTCGCTCGCCGTCCCCGGCGCCCGCGCACGGGTCGCCCGCGCCGGGCGCATCTATGTGGAGGGCCGGCACGACGCCGAGCTGGTGGAGCGGGTGTGGGGCGACGACCTGCGCATCGAGGGCGTGGTCGTGGAGTACCTGGAGGGCATCGACGACCTGCCCGCGATCGTCCGCGGCTTCGCCCCCGGCCCTGACGCCCGTCTCGGCGTCCTCGTCGACCATCTCGTACCCGGCTCCAAGGAGTCGCGCATCGCGGCCGGGGTGACCGGGGACCACACACTGGTGGTGGGCCACCCCTACATCGACGTCTGGGAGGCGGTGAAGCCGTCCTCGGTCGGGATCGCGGCCTGGCCGTCCGTCCCGCACGGGCAGGACTGGAAGACGGGGGTGTGCCGGGCGCTGGGCTGGCCGGAGAACACCGGCGCCGCCTGGCAGCGGATCCTGTCCTGCGTGCGCTCCTACAAGGACCTGGAGCCGGCGCTGCTGGGGCGGGTGGAGGAGCTGATCGACTTCGTCACGGCCGGCGGTGGCGGGTGA
- a CDS encoding MBL fold metallo-hydrolase produces the protein MRTSWEEAGWERLGDGVARRRMPGWDETIGVIAGSAGVMIVDTGATLRDGAELRRTIRGVLGREVTHVALTHPHFDHVLGTAAFAGVEVFGAAGLGELLRRDQDGLRHDATRHGVAPEAAAEAADLLVAPHHHVHGQLTVELGDRQVLLANVGPGHTAHDLAVLVPGGGGEPEIVFCGDLVEESGEPQAGPDALPRQWPGALDRLLALGGEDARYVPGHGAVVDARFVRAQRDALAARYGVAPA, from the coding sequence ATGCGCACTTCTTGGGAAGAGGCCGGTTGGGAACGACTCGGTGACGGTGTCGCCAGGCGCCGGATGCCGGGCTGGGACGAGACGATCGGGGTGATCGCGGGGAGCGCCGGGGTCATGATCGTCGACACCGGCGCGACCCTGCGCGACGGTGCGGAGCTGCGCCGGACGATCCGCGGGGTGCTGGGCCGGGAAGTGACGCATGTCGCGCTCACCCACCCCCACTTCGATCATGTGCTGGGCACGGCCGCCTTCGCGGGCGTCGAGGTGTTCGGGGCGGCAGGACTGGGCGAGCTGCTGCGCCGCGACCAGGACGGGCTGCGGCACGACGCGACGCGGCACGGTGTCGCGCCGGAGGCCGCCGCGGAGGCCGCCGATCTGCTCGTCGCCCCGCACCACCATGTGCACGGCCAGCTGACCGTCGAACTGGGCGACCGGCAGGTGCTGCTCGCCAATGTCGGCCCCGGGCACACCGCCCACGATCTGGCCGTCCTGGTACCGGGCGGGGGCGGCGAACCGGAGATCGTCTTCTGCGGTGACCTGGTGGAGGAGTCCGGCGAGCCCCAGGCGGGCCCCGACGCCCTGCCCCGGCAGTGGCCCGGCGCGCTGGACCGGCTGCTGGCCCTCGGCGGCGAGGACGCGCGGTACGTTCCCGGCCATGGCGCCGTGGTGGACGCCCGCTTCGTCCGTGCCCAGCGCGACGCCCTGGCGGCCCGCTACGGCGTCGCGCCTGCTTGA
- the hrcA gene encoding heat-inducible transcriptional repressor HrcA — translation MLSERRLEVLRAIVQDYVGTEEPVGSKALTERHRLGVSPATVRNDMAALEDEGFIAQPHTSAGRIPTDKGYRLFVDKLAGVKPLSSPERRAIQNFLDGAVDLDDVVGRTVRLLAQLTRQVAVVQYPSLTRSTVRHVELLALAPARLMLVLITDTGRVEQRLIDCQAPFGEASLADLRARLNSRVVGRRFADVPQLVQDLPESFEQDDRGTVSTVLSVLLETLVEETEERLMIGGTANLTRFGHDFPLTIRPVLEALEEHVVMLKLLGEAKDSGMTVRIGHENAHEGLASTSVVTVGYGSGDEAVAKLGVVGPTRMDYPGTMGAVRAVARYVGQILAES, via the coding sequence ATGCTCAGTGAACGCAGGCTGGAGGTGCTGCGCGCCATCGTCCAGGACTACGTCGGGACGGAGGAGCCGGTCGGCTCCAAGGCGCTCACCGAACGCCACCGGCTCGGGGTCTCCCCGGCCACCGTCCGCAACGACATGGCGGCCCTGGAGGACGAGGGGTTCATCGCCCAGCCGCACACCAGCGCCGGGCGGATCCCGACCGACAAGGGCTACCGCCTGTTCGTCGACAAGCTGGCCGGCGTCAAGCCGCTGTCCAGCCCGGAACGGCGGGCGATCCAGAATTTCCTGGACGGCGCCGTCGACCTCGACGACGTGGTGGGCCGCACGGTCCGGCTGCTGGCGCAGCTGACCCGGCAGGTCGCCGTCGTGCAGTACCCGTCCCTGACCCGGTCCACGGTCCGGCACGTCGAGCTGCTGGCCCTGGCCCCGGCCCGGCTGATGCTCGTACTGATCACGGACACCGGCCGGGTCGAGCAGCGGCTCATCGACTGCCAGGCGCCGTTCGGCGAAGCCTCCCTGGCGGATCTGCGGGCCCGGCTCAACAGCAGGGTCGTCGGCCGCCGGTTCGCGGATGTGCCGCAGTTGGTGCAGGATCTCCCGGAGTCCTTCGAGCAGGACGACCGCGGTACGGTCTCGACAGTGCTGTCGGTGTTGCTGGAAACTCTGGTGGAAGAGACCGAAGAGCGGCTGATGATCGGCGGCACCGCCAATCTCACGCGCTTCGGGCACGATTTCCCCCTGACCATCCGGCCGGTGCTGGAGGCCCTTGAGGAGCATGTGGTGATGCTCAAGCTGCTCGGGGAGGCCAAGGACTCGGGCATGACCGTACGCATCGGGCATGAGAATGCCCATGAAGGCCTGGCGTCCACATCGGTCGTCACGGTCGGCTACGGTTCGGGCGACGAGGCAGTCGCCAAACTCGGCGTGGTCGGACCGACCCGCATGGACTACCCCGGAACGATGGGAGCGGTACGCGCAGTGGCACGTTACGTCGGACAAATCCTCGCGGAGTCGTAA